The segment AAATTTTCTGGATCCCAGTGTCTGGGCACTGGGATGACACCCATTGTTCCTATAGTTGTCTTTTCTCGTCTACCTTATTTTGCCACTCTGCTAAACAGATACATTATCTGTAAACTGGTATCAACTATGTTTTTTTAAAAATTTTTTATTTGTAGTTTTGCAACTTCATATGGGCAATAAAAACCCATTTGTTATAGAAACAGAATTTTGTATCAAACAGCCACCACAGCAATTTCTGCTTAAGTTAATGAATATGCGCTTTTAATGTGTGTGGACGCGCATATTCATTAACCAATTTCAGTTATTGCTATGTAAATTTTTAAATATGCAAATTAACTGCTTCTTTAAGCCTTGCATTAGCAATCACTATTATTTTACGCATTAGAGCTGTTATAGCCACCATCTTTTTCTTACCACTTTCAATAAGCTTAGAATAAAAGGCACCAAGTGCAGATTTGGACCTTGCAGCAGCCATGGCAGCTGTAAAAAGCTTTGAACGAACGTTACTTCTTCCACCTATAATCCTTCGGTAGCCAATAGCTTTACCACTTTCCTTAGGATGAGGCGCAACACCTGCAAGGCTTGCAATTTGCCTTTTATTTAAAGAACCAAGTTCCGGTATGAGACACAATAAACATTGAGAGGTTTTTCTACCTATTCCAGGGACTGTTTCAAGAATTTTTTGGCATCGTTGCAATTCAGGATTTTCATTGACTATTTTTTGTATAGCTTGATCAAGCTTTTCTACCTGGTTGTTGAGGAATTCAATAGCTTGTTGACAACTTTCCTTAATGTAATCATTTCCAGGAGTTTTTAGCCTATTCTTCTCTTGAACAAGCATT is part of the Wolbachia endosymbiont (group A) of Anomoia purmunda genome and harbors:
- a CDS encoding IS110 family transposase, coding for MVTSYQNFIGIDIGKLEFVTAVNEQKGVIKFDNSCVGWKQFYQKFSNILPNSMVILEATGGYELGLLYFLIDRNIAVHRANTRQVKNFILSHGTLAKTDSLDAKALAQYGSERCGHLQLFTPISKEQTTLFALCQRRDDITKMLVQEKNRLKTPGNDYIKESCQQAIEFLNNQVEKLDQAIQKIVNENPELQRCQKILETVPGIGRKTSQCLLCLIPELGSLNKRQIASLAGVAPHPKESGKAIGYRRIIGGRSNVRSKLFTAAMAAARSKSALGAFYSKLIESGKKKMVAITALMRKIIVIANARLKEAVNLHI